Genomic segment of Chitinophaga varians:
CTGTGCTTCCACCTGGCCTACGAAGGCGCTGGCCACGTTGCTGAGCGCTTCTGCACCGCTCACCCGCATCACTATGTTCATGGCACGGGCAATCACGGCCACTATCCGCTGCATAATACCGAAGTGATATAACACCGCTACCAGTACGCATACCAGGATAATGGTGGCCGTCACGTTAAAAGCAAAAACAAATCCGCCGCTGGCATAGTCGGCTATTGTACCGGTAGGAGGCTGAGACACCCCGATGCCACCATACACGAAAGCTGCGCCCTGACGTGCAAACGCTTCCAGTTTACCCATAGCGTGGCCTACTTGCTGGAAAAACCAGGTAATAGGAGGAACTTTAAATACCAGCAGCGCAATCACTACCTGTAACGTAATACCACTTATCACCAGCCGATAGTTGATCTTACTCCTGTTGTTGGAAAACAAAAAGGCAATACCCAAAATAAGGACGATGCCGATTAAGCCCTGAAAGCGTTCCATAAATGCAAATAAATCGTAAAATGTATGCAATAAGGCGACGAAGATAAGTTATTTTGCGATTCCTGGTCATTTTACGACATAATTCCGCAGTGGTTTTAAAGCTGTCTTGTAGGGGCCTCTGTCAGCCGGCCACCAGCAAGTGATTGGGCTGTCTTTGACTTCAACCGGCCGTTCAGCCATCGGCGCACTGGTTCATCGTACCAACGCATAACCAGGTAACCGATGGCCATCAATACCAGGGTGCCCACTGCCACGATCACTGTCAGCAGCAACGGTCCCGGTTTGTATTGCGCATAGTAGTTACCGAATGGCCATATCAAAAAGATATGGGTCATATATAAAGGATAAGACAGCCGGCCTATAAAACGGCAGCAATGCAACCACCAGCCCGTGGCCGTGGCGCCTGCGCCCAACGCGATCACCAGCGGGTAAACGGCGGCTACGATCAACCACTCTGTCAGCCAGTTCTGCCCGAAATAAGGGCACATAAAAGTGGCCAGCAATAACAGTGATAATGCTACAAACCCCAGCCGCGTACGTAGTGTCCACTGAAAACGGTACACGCTCAAACCCGCCAGGAACGAGAAACTCACCCGCGCAAAACCGTCCATAATATTGGCGTCGGCCCAACCTCCGATCAGGGTGCCGGCATGCCAGGCGGTAACGGCCAGCCAGCCGGCTGCCAGTACGGTCAGTAACAAAGTGACGCCCTTATGCAGCCGGTTTAGCACCAATGCATACACGATGTTGATGCAATACTCCATAAACAGGGACCATGTGGGAGAGTTAAACGGGAAAAGTGCGCCACCCCTTCCCGGCAGCCACGGGAAAGGTATCAGCAGCAGGGAACAAAGAAAACCCGCTACGATAGGCCAAACGCCCTGTGCATAAGGATCGCCGCCAAACGGGTCAAACAGGAAAGAGAGCAGACCGAGTACGGAACCCAGCGGTACCAGCGGGTGTAATCGCAGTAAACGTCCGCGGAAAAATCCGCGGTACCCGATCTGCGCCAGCCGGCCGTCATAGGCGTAACCAATCACAAAGCCCGACAGGCAGAAGAAAAAGTCAACCGCCAGAAAGCCATGCCCCAGCGGGTTCTGGCTATAGTCGCTCCATACAAGCTCAAGAAAGTGGAATACAACGATGGTGATGGCAGCGGTGCCCCG
This window contains:
- a CDS encoding acyltransferase family protein, whose protein sequence is MLSTSSAKPHYEVLDGLRGTAAITIVVFHFLELVWSDYSQNPLGHGFLAVDFFFCLSGFVIGYAYDGRLAQIGYRGFFRGRLLRLHPLVPLGSVLGLLSFLFDPFGGDPYAQGVWPIVAGFLCSLLLIPFPWLPGRGGALFPFNSPTWSLFMEYCINIVYALVLNRLHKGVTLLLTVLAAGWLAVTAWHAGTLIGGWADANIMDGFARVSFSFLAGLSVYRFQWTLRTRLGFVALSLLLLATFMCPYFGQNWLTEWLIVAAVYPLVIALGAGATATGWWLHCCRFIGRLSYPLYMTHIFLIWPFGNYYAQYKPGPLLLTVIVAVGTLVLMAIGYLVMRWYDEPVRRWLNGRLKSKTAQSLAGGRLTEAPTRQL